A stretch of Henckelia pumila isolate YLH828 chromosome 4, ASM3356847v2, whole genome shotgun sequence DNA encodes these proteins:
- the LOC140866300 gene encoding uncharacterized protein isoform X2 — MSVTTMQVQMITCNLCGGNHHSTECQVGNPFQPAKNANYVGNRPPNNTYSNTYNPGWKNHPNFSWSNQNQNLNQQNVVRPPPGFAQQDKKPSLEDLMTNFISSTETRLQNQDASIRNLETQLGQLANIIAGRTQGTLPSDTERNPKEQAKAITLKSGKEIGLETGKEDKNEHENEEREKGAWDWVSQSLLQCLYNWRIDPSHIHEELSRMF, encoded by the exons ATGAGTGTGACAACAATGCAGGTTCAGATGATCACATGCAATCTATGTGGGGGGAATCATCATAGCACTGAGTGTCAAGTTGGAAATCCATTTCAGCCAGCTAAGAATGCAAATTATGTTGGAAACAGGCCACCGAACAACACTTACTCGAATACCTACAATCCAGGATGGAAGAATCACCCAAACTTCTCATGGTCTAACCAaaatcagaatctgaatcagCAGAATGTCGTGAGACCGCCACCTGGATTTGCACAGCAAGACAAGAAGCCGAGTTTGGAGGATTTGATGACCAATTTCATATCATCTACTGAGACTAGACTTCAAAATCAAGATGCTTCTATTAGGAATTTGGAGACTCAATTGGGACAGTTGGCTAACATCATTGCTGGAAGAACTCAAGGAACTTTGCCAAGTGATACTGAAAGGAATCCTAAGGAGCAAGCGAAGGCTATAACACTCAAGAGTGGAAAAGAGATTGGATTAGAGACTGGCAAGGAGGACAAGAATGAACACGAGAATGAGGAGAGAGAAAAAG GCGCTTGGGATTGGGTGAGCCAAAGCCTACTACAGTGTCTCTACAATTGGCGGATAGATCCATCACATATCCACGAGGAATTATCGAGGATGTTCTAG
- the LOC140866300 gene encoding uncharacterized protein isoform X3, with protein MDCLSGFRPPNNTYSNTYNPGWKNHPNFSWSNQNQNLNQQNVVRPPPGFAQQDKKPSLEDLMTNFISSTETRLQNQDASIRNLETQLGQLANIIAGRTQGTLPSDTERNPKEQAKAITLKSGKEIGLETGKEDKNEHENEEREKGAWDWVSQSLLQCLYNWRIDPSHIHEELSRMF; from the exons ATGGACTGCCTGTCTGGATTCAG GCCACCGAACAACACTTACTCGAATACCTACAATCCAGGATGGAAGAATCACCCAAACTTCTCATGGTCTAACCAaaatcagaatctgaatcagCAGAATGTCGTGAGACCGCCACCTGGATTTGCACAGCAAGACAAGAAGCCGAGTTTGGAGGATTTGATGACCAATTTCATATCATCTACTGAGACTAGACTTCAAAATCAAGATGCTTCTATTAGGAATTTGGAGACTCAATTGGGACAGTTGGCTAACATCATTGCTGGAAGAACTCAAGGAACTTTGCCAAGTGATACTGAAAGGAATCCTAAGGAGCAAGCGAAGGCTATAACACTCAAGAGTGGAAAAGAGATTGGATTAGAGACTGGCAAGGAGGACAAGAATGAACACGAGAATGAGGAGAGAGAAAAAG GCGCTTGGGATTGGGTGAGCCAAAGCCTACTACAGTGTCTCTACAATTGGCGGATAGATCCATCACATATCCACGAGGAATTATCGAGGATGTTCTAG